The genomic segment AGCTTAATGTTAAGGTCAGTGGGTAGCAAGGGAATCGCAGGCGTCACATTGATGGTCGCACGCGCTTTGAGCGTTCCCCAAGTGCTGGTGCCACCTTCCAACGTAACCTCATAGTCTGAACGGGCGATGGTTGCTTCTGCTGCACCAAAGAGCGCCATAGTTTTTCTCCTTCTTCAAAGGTAAGGTTAATGAAGCTCATCTACTCTTTTGCGCTGAGTTGGGCTTGCTCTTAACTCTAAGCGCCTCACCTGACTCATTGCACCTGCTAACTTAGAGCACAAGCAGAGGCTTTGCAACCGCCTGAGGGTATTTTTCAGCAAAAAGCATAGTCGTTTCGGTCGCTTTCAGAGACAAGAAGTTTCTATGGCAATCTTTTGAGCAAAGAGAGAAAACAAAAAAGCGAGCAGATGCTCGCTTCTCAGAAACAGTGCAAATAGCGGTTTAAGAATTCAGTTCTTCGTTCAGACGCTGCGCACGGCGCTTCCTGCGAGACTCTTTCAAGCGCTCTTCAACAGAGGGCTTGGTGTAGTAAGTGCGACGGCGATACTCCTTCAAGATACCAGCGCGTTCATACTTTTTCTTAAAGCGCTTTAGCATCTTATCGATGCTTTCGCCTTCCATGAGTTGTACTCCGACCAATGTTTCACCTCCTCTCTTTTAGATTTTAGTTTAGTGTATGCAAACCTAATTCAGGCAACTTTTATCGCACAGGGAGCGACAAAGTTACTCAGCTCGATTTCTTTGGCTTTCTAACAAGCTTGAGCTTGCCTTTCTTCGTCGTGTCTGAAACCGTGCCATCAGATTCAATTGTAACATTCTCAAGCAACTGACGGAAACCTAAGTTACGAAATTCAACGCTAATTGCGTTCATTCCGCTGGCCGTAACAACTTTGGAGCGTACAATGCCAACTTCTTTCAGCCCTTCGTGGAAAATCGCATCGCCGACCGCATAGATAGATTGTGGCGAGTAGGGAATACACTCTTCTTTGGTAAGTTCTTCTAAGCTTTTCTCGCGCTCAGTTTGAATCTTCCACTCCTCAACAAGCTGCACTGCGCCAACTGCACAATCTGTGCAGCGCAGCCAATACTTGCGCGTGCACTCTTCTTGTGGCTGGTCATCGTCTTTTGGCTTGTCGCTGGGTATCCACTCTCCGACAAACTCTCGCGTGGAGACGCGGTCACAGACTTCACAGTAAAGCGGCTTGATTTTACCAGCTACAATAAGCTCACGCTTGCTAACCGCTTGACCATTCGCCGTAGAAACCTCAGGCGAGATGAACTCCTCAACTTTTACCTTAGGCTCGGCTTTTTTCTTAGCAGACTTTGAAACCGTTGTCTTCGCCGAGCGCTGCTTTTCGGACCGAACTTTTTTCTTCTCTGTCTGTGGCAACTTTGCACTCTCGTTTGGTTGCATTGAAAAGGGCTTTGAATGTAATACCTCTCGTGCAAATAGACAAATTCTGAGACTGCAAGGCCGCTTATCGCCAAACCGAGCGTATGCATTGCCACAAGACTTGAAGTGCTCTTGTAAGTCTTCAAGCCGTGATAGCTGCAATCAGGTCTGATTTGGTGATAATCTCGAACTCTTCGCCGTCGCGACCGATAAGCACTGCATTGTCTCGACTGAGCGTGTCAGAAAGCTGAGCAAGCGAGGCGTCAGGCGGCAAAATTGGGAAAGGCTTTTCCATATACCCAACAACTTTGTTGAATTTGGCATCAGCTTCAGAAAGTAAAGTGTGAAGGATTTTGTTGTCGCTGATACTCCCAATTTCTGCACCGTCGGAAATCACAGGCACTTGAGAAATTTCATACTGCTTCATTAGCTCAAAGGCTTCGTAGAGAGGCGTTTCAGGCATAACGAAGATGAGCTTGCGATGCTTCTTGGTCGCCAAGACATCAGCAGCCGTGAGCTTGGACTTATCGCCACTGAACGATTGTGAAAAGTTGTTTTCTTTCATCCAGAGGTCGTTATACATCTTGCTAATGTAGCGTGCCCCCGTGTCTGTAATCATCACGACGACGACATCGGTTTCTTGAAGTTGCTTTGCGGCATTCATCGCTGCAAAGAGGGCAGCCCCTGACGAGCCACCAGCGAAGATGCCCTCGAGCTTGGAGAGCATCCGTCCAGCCGTGAAGGCATCGCCGTCGCTAACGGGAATGACATCGTCCAGAATATCGAAATCAGCCGTCTTGGGAATGCGACTACCGCCCATTCCTTCTAACTTCCACAGTCCAATTTCAGGTGGCATTTCGCGAGTCTTGAAGTAATGTGTGTAGGCAGAGCCAACCGAGTCAATGCCAATGACTTTGACTTTGGGGTTATACTCTTTAAGGCGTCGGGCAATGCCTGAGACGGTGCCGCCGGTGCCCATCGGGGCAAAAACGTGAGTAACTTTGCCATCTGTTTGTTCCCAGATTTCTTCGGCAGTGGTGCGATAGTGCACGTCGGGATTGGCTTCGTTGACAAACTGGTTAGGGTAGTAAGAGTTGGGGATTGTCTTAGCCAGATGTTCGGCGACGCTGTAGCAACTGCGTGGGTCTTCGGGCTTAACGGCGGTCGGCGTGATGACCACTTCTGAGCCTAAGGCACGCAGGAGGTCAATTTTCTCCTGCGAAACTTTGTCAGGCATCACCATAATGCACTTATAGCCCTTGACCGCAGCAACCAGCGCAAGACCAATTCCTGTGTTGCCCGCTGTCCACTCAATAATCGTGCCACCCGGCTTAATGAGACCATTTTTTTCAGCGTGTTCAATCATACTGAGCGCAATGCGGTCTTTGATGCTGCCGCCCGGGTTCATAAACTCTAACTTAGCCAGCATCACAGGCTTGAGTGATTTGGCAATGCGGTGCAAACGCACCATTGGCGTTTTCCCAATCGTGTCGAGAATGCTCTCGTACCACATAGCACAAAAGTGTTTAAGTTGATAAGGGCAAAAAGTTAATGAACCGAATTGTCAATTTGAAGTAAGTTTGAAGCCCGACACTGACAGCGTTCCCCACCTATGTGGGGATTTTGCGCGGAATTCTCAAACTTTGCAGCAGAAGGTATGCTACTTGGTAAGGCAATGACCATTGCGCAAAACTTGGCGCAGGTGCGCTCACAAATTGAGGCCGCTTGTCAGCAAGCAGGACGTGCGGCAAACACCGTCAAACTCGTTGCAGTCTCAAAGACCAAGCCCGCCGAGATGATTCGGGAAGCCTACGAAGCAGGGCAGCGCATCTTTGGGGAAAATTACGTGCAGGAACTCCTGCAAAAGCAAGCCCACCCCTTGCTACACGGGTTAGATATAGAGTGGCATTTGATTGGGCACTTGCAATCCAACAAGGTCAAATACATTGTGGGCAAGGTATCGATGGTGCAGGCTGTCGACAAAATCTCGCTGGCAGCAGAGCTATCGCGGCGGGCGGGGCGCCAAAACCAGTGCGTAGCAATCTTACTGGAAGTCAATATCTCAGATGAATCAAGCAAGTATGGGTTCAAGCCAGAGGAGGTGTGCGCGGCAGCAAAGGAGATTTTCACGATGCCGCATCTCTCGCTGAAAGGCCTAATGGCGATTGGGTCGCCTGAGTTGGAAAAGGCAGAGAAAGAGTTTGCGAAAATGAAATGCCTCTTTGACGACATAAAGCGGCTTGCCCCTCAGCCAGAGACCTTCACGGAGCTTTCAATGGGAATGAGTGGAGACTTTGCGCAAGCAATCGCAGCAGGAGCCACTATTGTGCGCATTGGCTCTGCCATTTTCGGAGAACGCTAATCAAGTGCCAAGATGCGTATCACATCGGCAGAATTTGTAAGGAGTGTCGTATCACCTGACGCTCTGCCCAAAGATGGCTTACCAGAAATTGCATTTGTGGGACGGTCAAATGTCGGCAAGTCATCGCTGCTCAATCTCCTCATGCAGCGGAAGCTCGCAAGAACCAGTGCAACGCCCGGCAAAACACGAGAGCTAAACTTCTTTCTCATCAATCGCAGGTTTTATTTCGTAGATTTGCCGGGCTATGGCTACGCAAAGGTGCAAAAATCGCTGCAAGCAGAATGGAAAAAACTGTTGGAGTGGTATCTGGAAGCGCGCCCTATGCTTAGACTGGTGCTGCTAATCATTGATGCGCGGCATCCACAAATGGAAAGTGACAAGCAGATGCAAGAATTTTTAGCATTCTACGGACGGCGATATGCACTGGTACGCACAAAAATTGATAAGCTAAGTAAAGCGGAACTGGCAGCCGCACAAGCCGCTTCAGAAGCCTTTTTTGAAGGATATGAATTTGTGGCAGATGTGTCAGCAACAAAAAAAATGGGTCAGCACGAGCTACTCTCAAAACTCAAACCCTATCTTGAGCCTTAAAACCACGCATTGCGAATGACACACCTATCAGAGCGGCGAGCAACGGTCTTAGTTGGCTCGCAATTCGGCGATGAAGGCAAAGGCAAACTGGTCGATTACCTTTCGGCTGAGTATGATATTGTGGTGCGCTATCAGGGTGGCGCAAATGCAGGACACACTATCTGCTTTGAGGACAAAACGATTGTATTGCACCTTATTCCATCAGGTATCTTTCACCCGAACTGTGTGTGCGTCATTGGCAACGGCGTAGTGATTGACCCTGATGCGCTCATGAAGGAAATTCAAACGGTGCGCAACTTAGGCTTCAGTGTAGAAGGGCGACTCTTTATCAGCCACACAGCGCATCTCATTATGCCATACCACAAGCTCTTAGATTCGCTAGCCGAACAAACACGAAACGAGCGCATCGGTACCACGATGCGTGGCATCGGTCCAAGCTATGTCGACAAATTTAGCCGTGTCGGCATCCGAATCGTGGATTTACTTTCGCCAGAAATTTTAGAAGAAAAGCTGCGGCTTAATCTGGAACACAAAAACGCACTGCTGAGAAAAATCTATGACAAAGAGGAACTCAATGTAGAGGAACTGGTTCGGCACTACACCGCCTTTGACCGCACAATTGACAGCTTTGTCAAAAACACGCAGGTTTATCTAAACGAGCAGCTTGCACAAGGCAAGCGCATTTTGCTGGAAGGCGCGCAGGGGAGCTTATTGGATGTTGATCACGGCACGTATCCATTTGTAACTTCATCAAACCCGACAGCAGGAGGAGCATGCACAGGCTCTGGAATTTCACCCACACATATTGGCAAGGTAATTGGTGTGGCAAAAGCTTAT from the Chloroherpetonaceae bacterium genome contains:
- the rpsU gene encoding 30S ribosomal protein S21, translating into MVGVQLMEGESIDKMLKRFKKKYERAGILKEYRRRTYYTKPSVEERLKESRRKRRAQRLNEELNS
- a CDS encoding pyridoxal-phosphate dependent enzyme; amino-acid sequence: MWYESILDTIGKTPMVRLHRIAKSLKPVMLAKLEFMNPGGSIKDRIALSMIEHAEKNGLIKPGGTIIEWTAGNTGIGLALVAAVKGYKCIMVMPDKVSQEKIDLLRALGSEVVITPTAVKPEDPRSCYSVAEHLAKTIPNSYYPNQFVNEANPDVHYRTTAEEIWEQTDGKVTHVFAPMGTGGTVSGIARRLKEYNPKVKVIGIDSVGSAYTHYFKTREMPPEIGLWKLEGMGGSRIPKTADFDILDDVIPVSDGDAFTAGRMLSKLEGIFAGGSSGAALFAAMNAAKQLQETDVVVVMITDTGARYISKMYNDLWMKENNFSQSFSGDKSKLTAADVLATKKHRKLIFVMPETPLYEAFELMKQYEISQVPVISDGAEIGSISDNKILHTLLSEADAKFNKVVGYMEKPFPILPPDASLAQLSDTLSRDNAVLIGRDGEEFEIITKSDLIAAITA
- a CDS encoding YggS family pyridoxal phosphate-dependent enzyme, with protein sequence MLLGKAMTIAQNLAQVRSQIEAACQQAGRAANTVKLVAVSKTKPAEMIREAYEAGQRIFGENYVQELLQKQAHPLLHGLDIEWHLIGHLQSNKVKYIVGKVSMVQAVDKISLAAELSRRAGRQNQCVAILLEVNISDESSKYGFKPEEVCAAAKEIFTMPHLSLKGLMAIGSPELEKAEKEFAKMKCLFDDIKRLAPQPETFTELSMGMSGDFAQAIAAGATIVRIGSAIFGER
- the yihA gene encoding ribosome biogenesis GTP-binding protein YihA/YsxC, whose amino-acid sequence is MRITSAEFVRSVVSPDALPKDGLPEIAFVGRSNVGKSSLLNLLMQRKLARTSATPGKTRELNFFLINRRFYFVDLPGYGYAKVQKSLQAEWKKLLEWYLEARPMLRLVLLIIDARHPQMESDKQMQEFLAFYGRRYALVRTKIDKLSKAELAAAQAASEAFFEGYEFVADVSATKKMGQHELLSKLKPYLEP
- a CDS encoding adenylosuccinate synthase; the encoded protein is MTHLSERRATVLVGSQFGDEGKGKLVDYLSAEYDIVVRYQGGANAGHTICFEDKTIVLHLIPSGIFHPNCVCVIGNGVVIDPDALMKEIQTVRNLGFSVEGRLFISHTAHLIMPYHKLLDSLAEQTRNERIGTTMRGIGPSYVDKFSRVGIRIVDLLSPEILEEKLRLNLEHKNALLRKIYDKEELNVEELVRHYTAFDRTIDSFVKNTQVYLNEQLAQGKRILLEGAQGSLLDVDHGTYPFVTSSNPTAGGACTGSGISPTHIGKVIGVAKAYMTRVGNGAFPTELHDETGNRIRQIGQEFGATTGRPRRCGWLDLVLLRYSNLINGVSELALTKLDVLDHFDEIKVCTAYKLNGKVLKDFPTDHHTLCKIEPHYETLKGWKSSNRHCRTFEELHPNTRAYIHFIEDALQTKISFISVGPKRDEMIFR